A genomic segment from Flavobacterium inviolabile encodes:
- a CDS encoding bestrophin family protein, with product MVAYNPKDWITFIFRFHKADTFRQLIPMMITIGVYSAGIGYLEMEYWKLSEQSHVKNITIMHGMLGFVISLLLAYRTNTAYDRWWEGRKLWGGLVNNSRNLSIKLAAMLKDERDRMYFRTMIPGYASILNRHLKNTNTSKQLSEDFDISLDHNKHKPNQVARMMFNKINELYESKKITGDQLIIINSEIQSFTEICGACERIKNTPIPYSYSAFIKKFIFFYVMTLPFGYVFSLGYYVVPVVVFIFYVLASLELIAEEIEDPFGDDANDLPTERMASNIKIHVEELL from the coding sequence ATGGTTGCTTACAATCCCAAGGACTGGATTACTTTTATTTTTCGTTTTCACAAAGCGGATACCTTTCGTCAGTTAATCCCAATGATGATTACCATTGGTGTTTATTCCGCCGGAATCGGATATCTGGAAATGGAATACTGGAAGTTATCCGAGCAGAGTCATGTTAAGAATATCACCATCATGCACGGTATGCTGGGTTTTGTGATTTCCTTGTTACTGGCCTATCGCACGAACACTGCTTATGACCGCTGGTGGGAAGGGCGTAAATTATGGGGCGGATTAGTGAATAACAGCCGTAATTTGTCTATTAAGCTGGCCGCCATGCTAAAAGACGAAAGGGACCGTATGTATTTCAGAACAATGATTCCCGGCTATGCATCCATCTTAAACCGTCATTTAAAGAACACGAATACAAGCAAACAGCTTTCGGAGGATTTTGATATCAGCCTGGATCACAACAAGCACAAACCGAATCAGGTAGCCCGAATGATGTTCAACAAGATCAACGAGTTGTACGAATCCAAAAAGATAACCGGCGACCAGCTTATCATCATCAATAGCGAAATACAGTCGTTTACCGAGATCTGCGGTGCCTGCGAACGTATTAAAAACACACCTATTCCCTATTCGTACAGTGCTTTTATCAAGAAGTTCATTTTCTTTTATGTCATGACGCTTCCTTTTGGCTACGTATTCAGCCTGGGTTACTATGTGGTTCCGGTGGTTGTTTTTATTTTCTATGTTTTAGCGAGTCTGGAGCTGATTGCCGAAGAGATCGAAGATCCTTTCGGAGATGATGCCAACGATTTACCAACCGAACGCATGGCGAGCAATATCAAAATACACGTGGAAGAACTACTCTGA
- a CDS encoding AraC family transcriptional regulator codes for MSLSKSLLTAPVLSNEKSLKTLVENRTIYSLNNCELNIFETYQTSDLVPLKFNDLVVTSMLRGKKIMHLFDEPGFEYVPGETVVIPANVEMKIDFPEASRNNPTQCLALAIDHIKIKETLHFLNERYPKEGNGNFWKLDYENYFFYNNIELATTINKLVKECMSDSITKDALADLTLQELLVRIIQTQTIKAIDTNAFPDKNSPIIPVVEYIRKNIRENISLKELSDKACMSTTSFYRFFKRELGMSPIEFILNEKIKQAKQLLKNPTIQVNEVCFQSGFEDCNYFIRLFKKYEGITPKQYQLLYIN; via the coding sequence ATGAGCTTATCCAAATCATTGCTAACGGCACCTGTTTTATCCAACGAAAAGTCACTGAAGACTTTAGTTGAAAACAGAACTATTTATTCGCTGAACAATTGCGAGTTAAATATTTTTGAAACCTATCAGACTTCCGACCTGGTTCCGCTAAAGTTTAATGATCTGGTGGTTACCAGTATGCTGAGAGGTAAAAAGATCATGCATTTGTTTGATGAGCCGGGTTTTGAATATGTACCGGGTGAAACCGTTGTTATTCCGGCGAATGTGGAAATGAAAATTGATTTTCCGGAAGCTTCCCGAAACAATCCCACGCAATGCCTTGCTCTGGCAATTGACCATATCAAAATAAAGGAAACGCTTCATTTTTTAAACGAGCGTTATCCCAAAGAAGGCAACGGCAATTTCTGGAAACTGGATTATGAGAATTATTTCTTTTACAACAATATCGAATTAGCGACCACAATTAACAAACTGGTAAAAGAATGTATGAGCGATTCGATAACCAAAGATGCTTTAGCCGACCTGACGTTACAGGAATTACTGGTCCGCATCATACAGACACAAACAATAAAAGCAATTGACACCAATGCTTTTCCGGACAAAAACAGTCCGATTATCCCCGTGGTGGAATACATCCGAAAAAATATCCGCGAGAACATCAGCTTAAAAGAGCTGAGCGATAAAGCCTGCATGAGCACTACTTCCTTTTACCGTTTCTTTAAACGGGAATTAGGCATGAGCCCTATTGAGTTTATCCTGAATGAAAAAATCAAACAGGCCAAACAGTTGCTAAAAAACCCAACCATCCAGGTAAATGAGGTTTGTTTTCAGTCCGGTTTTGAAGATTGCAATTATTTTATCCGGTTGTTTAAAAAATACGAAGGTATTACGCCTAAGCAGTACCAGCTGCTTTACATCAATTAA
- a CDS encoding DUF779 domain-containing protein has product MTARVAVTNEAIALINQLKERNGELMFHQSGGCCDGSQPMCFPKGEFQLGYSDVCLGVIEGCEFWMSKDQFEYWQHTHLTLDVVTGRGASFSLEIPYGKRFIIHSRLFTEAERGDLEPLRYKED; this is encoded by the coding sequence ATGACAGCACGGGTAGCAGTAACCAATGAAGCGATAGCTTTAATAAACCAGTTAAAAGAACGAAACGGCGAATTGATGTTCCATCAGAGCGGCGGCTGTTGCGACGGCTCGCAGCCCATGTGTTTTCCAAAAGGAGAATTTCAGCTGGGATATAGCGATGTATGCCTTGGTGTGATTGAAGGCTGTGAATTCTGGATGAGCAAAGACCAGTTTGAATACTGGCAGCACACGCATTTAACGCTGGATGTAGTGACCGGAAGAGGTGCCAGTTTTTCGTTGGAAATCCCGTATGGCAAACGGTTTATCATCCATTCCCGGTTATTTACCGAAGCAGAACGGGGCGATCTGGAACCTTTGCGCTATAAGGAAGATTAA
- a CDS encoding aldehyde dehydrogenase family protein produces the protein MSNVFQRPQFKEKYDNFIGGKFVPPVKGEYFENVSPIDGKVFAKAARSTKEDIDLALDAAHEAFKTWGKSSPAYRSLVLNKIADVMEANLEYLATVETIDNGKAVRETLAADLPLCIDHFRYFAGVIRAEEGTIAEHDSNTVSICLHEPLGVVGQIIPWNFPLLMATWKIAPAIAAGNCTVVKAAEQTPVSILILMDLIKDVVPPGVINIVNGFGIEAGKPLATSPKIAKVSFTGETTTGRLIMQYAAENIIPSTMELGGKSPNIFFKSVADADDEFFDKAIEGAVMFALNQGEICTCPSRILVQEDIYDKFITRVVERVKAIKIGHPLDKTVMMGAQASNDQYEKIQSYLKIGKEEGAEVLVGGNINRLEGELSGGYYIEPTVFKGTNKMRIFQEEIFGPVVCVTTFKTVEDAIAIANDTLYGLGAGVWTRDAHELYQVPRAIQAGRVWVNNYHAYPAHAPFGGYKKSGFGRENHKMMLEHYRNTKNMLISYDKKKLGFF, from the coding sequence ATGAGCAATGTATTTCAAAGACCCCAATTTAAAGAAAAGTATGATAATTTTATAGGAGGGAAGTTTGTGCCTCCGGTTAAGGGAGAGTATTTTGAAAATGTATCACCAATAGACGGGAAAGTATTTGCAAAAGCCGCCCGTTCCACAAAAGAAGATATTGATCTGGCACTTGATGCCGCGCATGAAGCTTTTAAAACCTGGGGAAAATCATCTCCGGCATACAGAAGTCTGGTCCTGAATAAGATTGCTGATGTCATGGAAGCAAATCTGGAATACCTGGCAACAGTGGAAACTATCGATAACGGAAAAGCGGTACGCGAAACCCTGGCTGCCGATTTGCCGCTTTGTATTGATCATTTCCGCTATTTTGCCGGGGTGATTCGTGCCGAAGAAGGAACCATTGCCGAACATGATTCCAATACCGTAAGTATCTGTCTGCACGAACCTTTAGGTGTCGTAGGACAGATTATCCCGTGGAATTTCCCGTTGCTGATGGCTACCTGGAAAATAGCACCGGCTATTGCGGCAGGAAACTGTACCGTAGTAAAAGCAGCCGAACAGACACCGGTTTCCATTTTGATATTAATGGATTTAATTAAAGATGTAGTGCCGCCGGGAGTAATCAATATTGTAAACGGATTTGGTATTGAAGCCGGAAAACCGCTGGCAACATCGCCTAAAATTGCCAAAGTATCCTTTACCGGCGAAACCACAACCGGTAGATTGATCATGCAGTATGCGGCAGAAAATATTATTCCGTCCACGATGGAACTGGGTGGGAAATCCCCGAATATCTTCTTTAAATCCGTAGCGGATGCCGATGATGAATTTTTTGATAAAGCGATTGAAGGAGCAGTAATGTTTGCGTTAAATCAGGGCGAAATCTGTACCTGTCCGTCAAGAATACTGGTACAGGAAGATATTTACGACAAATTTATAACACGGGTTGTCGAAAGAGTAAAAGCAATAAAGATCGGACATCCGTTGGATAAAACTGTCATGATGGGCGCACAGGCATCGAATGATCAATACGAAAAAATCCAGTCCTACCTGAAAATCGGAAAAGAAGAAGGTGCGGAAGTGCTGGTAGGCGGGAATATCAACCGTTTGGAAGGAGAATTATCCGGTGGTTATTATATCGAGCCTACGGTATTTAAAGGTACCAATAAAATGAGGATTTTCCAGGAAGAAATATTCGGACCGGTAGTGTGTGTAACCACTTTTAAAACAGTAGAAGACGCTATTGCGATTGCAAACGATACTTTATATGGATTGGGTGCCGGAGTATGGACCCGTGATGCCCATGAATTATACCAGGTGCCGAGAGCTATCCAGGCAGGAAGAGTCTGGGTGAATAATTACCATGCCTATCCGGCGCATGCTCCGTTTGGCGGGTATAAAAAATCTGGTTTTGGAAGGGAAAACCATAAAATGATGCTTGAACATTATCGAAATACCAAAAATATGCTCATTTCGTATGACAAAAAGAAACTAGGATTCTTTTAA
- the pheT gene encoding phenylalanine--tRNA ligase subunit beta, whose protein sequence is MRISYNWLKQFIKLDWNSEDTAALLTDLGLEVEGVDKYESLKGGLEGVVIGHVLTCVQHPNADRLRITTVDLGEGAPVQIVCGAPNVAAGQKVAVATIGTKLYDKEGVAFEIKKGKIRGEESHGMICAEDELGLGEGHDGIMVLADDLKPGTPASKVFNIETDEVFEIGLTPNRADAMSHLGVARDLRAGLIQKNITHSELITPSVSKFKVEKRTLKIDIKVEDNKLAPRYCGVTISGITVKSSPAWLQNRLKAIGLTPKNNIVDVTNYVLHELGQPLHAFDAAKIKGGKVAVKTVPAGTKFVTLDDVERTLHEEDLMICDDNGPMCIAGVFGGKNSGVTENTTAIFLESAYFNPIAVRKTAKRHSLSTDASFRFERGIDPTITEYALKRAALLIQEVAGGEITSDVIDLYPKKIEDFSVLLNFRNVTKIIGQELSNETIKKILVSLDIKVNSVSDAGLGLTIPAYRVDVQREIDVIEEILRVYGYNNINFTQKLNASISNSSRTEDYKIQNIVANQLVSQGFNEMMANSLTSPEYVKLSEKLKEEFNVLMLNPLSNDLSAMRQSLLFSGLEAISFNINRKRSDLRLFEFGKSYHKLPSGYEENKHLTLFVTGNRLMESWTTAQKPSDFFSFKSYVTAILSRLGIDKTVTQPLDNDVFAEGTALSVGKDIVVELGTVKKSILKHFDIKQEVLFADFNWSAILKLLSTKIKFVEIPKYPEVRRDLALLIDNTVAFDQIFAIAKQTEKTLLKDVNLFDVYEGSNLPEGKKSYAVSFTIQDNSKTLTDVQIDKIMQKLLANFEKELGATLR, encoded by the coding sequence ATGCGTATATCATACAACTGGTTAAAACAATTCATAAAATTAGATTGGAATTCGGAAGACACTGCTGCCTTACTGACTGATTTAGGTCTGGAAGTGGAAGGTGTTGATAAGTATGAAAGTTTAAAAGGCGGACTTGAAGGCGTTGTGATTGGTCATGTATTGACCTGTGTACAACATCCTAATGCCGACCGATTACGAATTACTACTGTTGATCTGGGTGAAGGTGCTCCTGTTCAGATTGTATGTGGTGCTCCAAATGTAGCGGCAGGACAAAAAGTTGCCGTAGCGACCATTGGTACAAAATTATACGACAAAGAAGGCGTTGCTTTTGAAATTAAAAAAGGGAAAATCCGCGGAGAGGAAAGCCACGGAATGATCTGTGCTGAAGACGAATTAGGTCTTGGTGAAGGTCATGACGGTATTATGGTTCTGGCCGATGATTTAAAACCCGGAACACCGGCGTCCAAAGTTTTCAATATTGAAACAGACGAAGTATTCGAAATCGGATTGACACCAAACCGTGCCGATGCGATGAGCCATTTGGGTGTTGCCAGAGATTTAAGAGCCGGATTGATTCAGAAGAATATTACGCATTCGGAATTAATCACTCCTTCTGTGAGTAAGTTTAAAGTTGAAAAACGTACGCTAAAAATCGACATTAAAGTTGAAGACAATAAGCTTGCGCCAAGATATTGCGGGGTTACCATTTCGGGCATTACCGTAAAATCGTCTCCGGCCTGGCTGCAAAACCGTTTAAAAGCAATTGGTTTAACACCAAAGAACAATATTGTTGACGTTACCAATTATGTATTGCATGAATTAGGACAACCGCTGCACGCTTTTGATGCTGCTAAAATTAAAGGTGGTAAAGTTGCTGTAAAAACTGTCCCTGCCGGAACCAAGTTTGTGACGCTTGACGATGTGGAAAGAACATTGCATGAAGAGGATTTAATGATTTGTGACGACAACGGCCCGATGTGTATTGCCGGTGTTTTTGGCGGAAAAAATTCGGGTGTAACAGAGAACACAACGGCTATTTTCCTTGAAAGTGCTTACTTTAATCCGATCGCTGTTCGTAAAACGGCAAAACGTCATTCTTTAAGCACAGACGCTTCTTTCCGTTTCGAAAGAGGTATTGATCCAACGATCACGGAATATGCTTTAAAACGCGCTGCTTTACTGATCCAGGAAGTAGCCGGCGGTGAAATCACTTCGGATGTTATTGACCTGTATCCGAAAAAAATAGAGGATTTCTCCGTTTTACTGAATTTCAGAAATGTAACCAAAATTATCGGACAGGAATTATCCAATGAAACCATTAAGAAAATCCTTGTTTCGCTTGATATCAAAGTAAACAGCGTTTCCGATGCAGGATTGGGATTAACCATTCCGGCTTACCGTGTAGACGTTCAGCGTGAAATTGACGTTATTGAAGAGATCTTACGTGTTTACGGGTATAACAATATCAATTTTACACAAAAATTAAACGCTTCGATTTCAAATTCGTCCCGTACAGAGGATTATAAGATCCAGAACATTGTTGCCAACCAGCTGGTTTCACAAGGTTTTAATGAAATGATGGCGAACTCGCTTACTTCTCCGGAATATGTAAAATTATCCGAGAAGCTAAAAGAGGAATTCAACGTGTTAATGCTTAACCCGCTTAGCAACGATCTATCCGCAATGCGTCAGTCGTTATTGTTCAGCGGTCTTGAAGCGATTTCTTTTAACATCAACAGAAAACGCAGCGATTTACGTTTATTCGAATTTGGAAAAAGCTACCACAAGCTTCCTTCCGGATATGAAGAAAACAAACACTTAACGCTTTTTGTAACCGGAAATCGTTTGATGGAAAGCTGGACAACTGCCCAGAAACCATCGGATTTCTTCTCTTTTAAAAGTTATGTAACAGCGATATTATCCCGTTTGGGCATTGATAAAACGGTTACACAACCATTAGACAATGATGTATTTGCAGAAGGAACGGCTTTATCTGTAGGAAAAGATATTGTTGTGGAATTAGGTACGGTTAAAAAATCGATTTTAAAACATTTCGACATCAAACAGGAAGTTTTATTCGCCGATTTTAACTGGAGTGCTATTTTGAAATTACTTTCTACAAAAATCAAATTTGTGGAAATCCCGAAATACCCGGAAGTACGCAGGGATTTAGCCTTATTGATTGACAATACGGTTGCTTTCGATCAGATTTTTGCTATTGCCAAACAAACGGAAAAAACCTTGTTAAAAGATGTCAACCTTTTTGACGTGTATGAAGGCAGCAATTTACCGGAAGGTAAAAAGTCATACGCCGTGAGCTTTACCATTCAGGACAATTCCAAAACCTTAACGGATGTTCAGATCGACAAGATCATGCAGAAATTGCTGGCTAATTTTGAAAAAGAATTAGGCGCTACATTGCGATAA
- a CDS encoding HAD family hydrolase yields the protein MILSEFDFHQNYTTFLFDFDYTLADASKGIVSCFHIVLNRHGWTGITDEVIKKTIGMTLEDSFAVLTGIQEKETLMRLKQEYIEEADGIMSDNTFFYSDAIPFLTRLKDHQRQTGIISTKQRYIINESIVKNQVETLFDIVIGMEDVKWAKPDPEGLLTAMKRLNAVPEQTLYFGDNIIDAKAAQAAGVDFVGVTTGMTAKEDFHQYPYKKIVARLSDILPLKSTL from the coding sequence ATGATTTTATCAGAATTTGATTTTCATCAAAATTACACCACTTTTTTATTTGATTTTGATTACACTTTAGCCGATGCTTCAAAAGGAATCGTAAGTTGTTTTCACATTGTTTTAAACCGCCACGGCTGGACCGGCATAACCGATGAAGTTATTAAAAAGACCATCGGAATGACACTGGAAGATTCGTTTGCCGTATTGACGGGTATTCAGGAAAAAGAAACGCTTATGCGTTTGAAGCAGGAATACATTGAAGAGGCAGACGGAATCATGTCGGACAATACCTTTTTCTATTCGGATGCTATTCCTTTTCTAACCCGGCTAAAAGATCATCAGCGGCAAACGGGAATTATCTCGACCAAACAGCGCTATATTATCAACGAATCCATCGTGAAAAACCAGGTGGAAACACTGTTTGATATTGTTATTGGTATGGAAGATGTAAAATGGGCAAAACCCGACCCGGAAGGGCTTTTAACAGCCATGAAACGGCTCAATGCCGTTCCGGAGCAAACGTTGTATTTCGGCGACAATATAATCGATGCCAAAGCAGCACAGGCAGCCGGAGTGGATTTTGTAGGTGTGACAACCGGAATGACAGCAAAGGAAGACTTTCATCAGTATCCGTATAAAAAAATTGTTGCCCGGCTTTCGGATATTCTACCGCTAAAAAGTACTTTATAA
- a CDS encoding fasciclin domain-containing protein: protein MKTSKILSVAFIACALFLGTASFAQKEKTVTVGGAPMYPSKNIVENAVNSKDHTTLVAAVKAAGLVETLQSTGPFTVFAPTNKAFDKLPKGTVETLLKPENKKQLQMILTYHVVAGKMNAVDIDKAIKKGKGKATLKTVSGGTLTAWMKGKDLYITDESGNSAKVTIADVNQSNGVIHVVDTVLLPKS, encoded by the coding sequence ATGAAAACTTCAAAAATCTTATCCGTTGCATTTATTGCGTGTGCGTTATTTTTAGGAACAGCTTCCTTTGCACAAAAAGAAAAAACAGTAACCGTTGGCGGTGCCCCAATGTACCCTTCTAAAAATATTGTAGAAAATGCTGTTAACTCAAAAGACCATACCACTTTAGTAGCTGCCGTAAAAGCAGCAGGATTAGTGGAAACATTACAATCTACAGGACCTTTCACCGTTTTTGCCCCAACCAATAAAGCATTTGATAAATTACCAAAAGGAACCGTTGAAACCTTGTTAAAACCGGAAAACAAAAAACAATTACAAATGATTCTGACCTATCACGTGGTTGCCGGTAAAATGAATGCGGTGGATATTGATAAAGCCATCAAAAAAGGAAAAGGTAAAGCAACGTTGAAAACCGTTAGCGGTGGTACGCTGACAGCCTGGATGAAAGGGAAAGATCTGTATATAACAGACGAAAGCGGAAACAGTGCAAAAGTAACCATTGCCGATGTGAACCAGTCGAATGGCGTGATTCATGTAGTAGATACCGTTTTACTGCCTAAATCATAA
- the rpsA gene encoding 30S ribosomal protein S1 — MSEQLKTQEEFLANFNWHNFEEGIDAVDEKNLQEFEDLVAKTFISTDAEEVVEGVVVRITERDAIVDINAKSEGVISLNEFRYNPNLKVGDKVEVLIDVREDKSGQLVLSHKKARTIKAWDRVIAANESGEIVNGFVKCRTKGGMIVDVFGIEAFLPGSQIDVKPIRDYDQYVNKTMEFKVVKINHEFKNVVVSHKALIEADIEVQKKEIIGQLEKGQVLEGVVKNITSYGVFIDLGGVDGLIHITDLSWSRINHPSEVLELDQKLNVVILDFDDEKTRIQLGLKQLNAHPWDALDAKLAVGDKVKGKVVVIADYGAFIEVAEGVEGLIHVSEMSWSTHLRSAQDFVKVGDEVEAVILTLDREDRKMSLGIKQLTQDPWTDITSKYPVGSKHTGIVRNFTNFGIFVELEEGIDGLVYISDLSWTKKIKHPSEFVNVGDKLDVVVLELDVDGRKLSLGHKQTTANPWDQYEDAFAVGTIHSGTISEIVDKGATVEFGDDIVAFIPTRHLEKEDGKKLKKGDTADFKVIEFNKEFKRVVASHTAIFREEEEKNVKAAEANVTSTNNSEKTTLGDIDALAELKAKMEKGE; from the coding sequence ATGTCTGAACAATTAAAAACACAAGAAGAGTTTTTAGCGAATTTTAACTGGCATAACTTCGAAGAAGGTATTGATGCTGTTGACGAGAAAAACTTACAAGAATTTGAAGATTTAGTAGCAAAAACTTTCATCTCTACAGATGCTGAAGAAGTAGTAGAAGGTGTAGTAGTGAGAATTACAGAAAGAGATGCTATCGTTGACATCAACGCTAAATCTGAAGGTGTAATTTCATTAAACGAATTCCGTTACAATCCAAACTTAAAAGTTGGAGACAAAGTAGAGGTATTAATCGACGTTCGTGAGGACAAATCAGGTCAGTTAGTATTATCTCACAAAAAAGCTCGTACAATCAAAGCTTGGGATAGAGTTATCGCTGCAAATGAATCAGGAGAAATTGTTAATGGTTTCGTGAAATGCAGAACTAAAGGTGGTATGATCGTTGACGTATTTGGTATTGAAGCTTTCTTACCAGGTTCTCAAATCGATGTTAAACCTATCCGTGATTACGATCAGTATGTAAACAAAACTATGGAATTCAAAGTTGTTAAAATCAACCATGAGTTCAAAAACGTTGTTGTTTCTCACAAAGCGCTTATCGAAGCGGATATCGAAGTACAGAAAAAAGAAATTATTGGTCAATTAGAAAAAGGACAAGTATTAGAAGGTGTTGTTAAAAACATTACTTCTTATGGTGTGTTCATTGACTTAGGTGGTGTAGATGGATTAATCCACATTACTGACTTATCTTGGAGCCGTATCAACCACCCAAGTGAAGTTCTTGAGTTAGACCAGAAATTAAACGTTGTAATCCTTGATTTCGATGATGAGAAAACAAGAATTCAATTAGGTTTAAAACAATTAAACGCTCACCCATGGGATGCTTTAGATGCTAAACTTGCTGTTGGTGATAAAGTTAAAGGTAAAGTAGTTGTAATCGCTGATTACGGTGCATTTATCGAAGTTGCAGAAGGTGTTGAAGGTTTAATCCACGTTTCTGAAATGTCATGGTCTACACACTTACGTTCAGCTCAGGACTTCGTGAAAGTTGGAGATGAGGTAGAAGCTGTAATCTTAACATTAGACAGAGAAGACAGAAAAATGTCTTTAGGTATCAAGCAATTAACGCAAGATCCTTGGACTGATATCACTTCTAAATACCCTGTAGGTTCTAAACACACAGGAATCGTTAGAAACTTTACTAACTTCGGTATTTTCGTTGAGTTAGAAGAAGGAATCGACGGATTAGTGTATATCTCTGATTTATCTTGGACTAAGAAAATCAAACACCCATCAGAATTTGTTAACGTAGGTGACAAATTAGATGTTGTAGTATTAGAATTAGATGTTGATGGTCGTAAATTATCATTAGGTCACAAACAAACTACAGCTAACCCTTGGGATCAGTATGAAGATGCTTTCGCAGTAGGAACTATCCACAGCGGAACAATTTCTGAAATCGTTGACAAAGGTGCTACAGTTGAATTTGGTGATGATATCGTTGCTTTCATTCCAACTCGTCACTTAGAAAAAGAAGACGGGAAAAAATTGAAAAAAGGTGATACAGCTGATTTCAAAGTAATTGAATTCAACAAAGAATTCAAAAGAGTAGTTGCTTCTCACACTGCTATCTTCCGTGAAGAAGAAGAGAAAAATGTGAAAGCTGCTGAAGCTAACGTAACATCAACTAACAATAGTGAAAAAACTACTTTAGGTGATATCGATGCATTAGCAGAATTAAAAGCTAAAATGGAAAAAGGAGAGTAA
- a CDS encoding nucleoside permease: protein MSIKNRLILMNFFQFFVWGAWLITIANYWFGTKNWEGTQFGLVFGTMGIASLFMPTLTGIIADRWVNAEKLYGILHILYAAVLFYMPQVGTPTMFIYIMLLAMCFYMPTISLSNSISYTALKQNNSDIVKDFPPIRVFGTIGFIVAMWITNLTGNKATDYQFYIAGIAALILGVYAFTLPKCKPQRLISENASITETLGLEAFKLFGNYKMALFFVFSMFLGGALQLTNAYGDVYLDEFKHFPKYADSFVVKYSTIIMSISQISETLFILAIPFFLKRFGIKQVMLISMLAWVLRFGLFAFGDPVNGLWMIILSCIVYGMAFDFFNISGSLFVETNTDSKNRSSAQGLFMMMTNGFGAILGSFTSGWAIDKYFTKSFNNTTELSTYLQTETTNPLMTEFIKNHGIEISADGVFSSGIFMKDWHNIWLTFAAYALIIAIAFAIMFKHKHDPKDVENIAH, encoded by the coding sequence ATGAGTATAAAGAACCGTCTCATCTTAATGAATTTCTTCCAATTTTTTGTTTGGGGGGCATGGCTCATTACTATTGCAAATTATTGGTTTGGAACTAAGAACTGGGAAGGAACCCAGTTTGGACTGGTTTTCGGAACTATGGGAATCGCTTCTTTGTTTATGCCGACACTAACGGGGATTATTGCCGACAGATGGGTAAATGCAGAAAAACTATACGGAATACTGCACATCCTGTATGCTGCGGTTTTATTCTATATGCCGCAGGTAGGCACGCCAACAATGTTTATTTACATTATGCTTTTGGCAATGTGCTTTTATATGCCTACGATTTCCCTGAGTAATTCCATTTCCTATACTGCTTTAAAACAAAACAACAGTGATATTGTTAAGGATTTTCCACCTATCCGTGTTTTTGGAACCATAGGCTTTATCGTAGCCATGTGGATTACCAATTTAACCGGAAATAAGGCTACAGATTACCAGTTTTACATTGCCGGTATTGCCGCTTTGATCCTGGGAGTTTATGCCTTTACCTTACCAAAATGTAAACCGCAACGATTAATAAGTGAAAATGCGTCTATTACAGAAACATTAGGATTGGAAGCATTCAAGCTGTTTGGCAATTATAAAATGGCATTGTTCTTTGTTTTCTCCATGTTTTTAGGAGGAGCTTTACAGCTAACAAACGCTTATGGCGATGTGTATCTGGATGAATTCAAGCATTTCCCTAAATATGCCGATTCGTTTGTGGTAAAATATTCTACGATAATAATGTCGATCTCCCAGATATCGGAAACATTATTTATCCTGGCAATTCCGTTCTTCTTAAAACGTTTTGGTATCAAACAGGTAATGCTAATCAGTATGCTGGCGTGGGTATTGCGTTTCGGACTGTTTGCCTTTGGTGATCCGGTAAACGGTTTGTGGATGATTATCCTGTCCTGTATTGTTTACGGAATGGCGTTTGATTTCTTTAATATTTCCGGTTCCCTTTTTGTGGAAACCAATACCGATTCCAAAAACCGTTCTTCGGCTCAGGGATTGTTCATGATGATGACAAATGGTTTCGGAGCTATACTGGGAAGCTTTACTTCCGGATGGGCAATTGATAAGTACTTTACGAAATCATTCAACAATACAACCGAACTGTCTACATATTTACAGACGGAAACGACAAATCCGTTAATGACGGAATTTATAAAAAATCACGGTATTGAAATTTCGGCAGATGGTGTTTTTAGCAGCGGTATCTTTATGAAAGACTGGCATAACATCTGGCTTACATTTGCGGCCTATGCTTTGATTATTGCGATTGCTTTTGCAATTATGTTCAAGCACAAGCATGATCCTAAGGATGTTGAAAACATTGCGCATTAA